The nucleotide sequence CACTCATTGTCGATGGAATGGAGCAGGTTCGCCCGGAGGTAAAGGGGCTAACCGAGCGAGTGTTCGTAATCCGCCAGCAATACCTCGTTCCGTGGATTCCCGGCCCCTACGATCTCACCGTCAACTATCAGCTGACGCAGTTTCCAGAGCACCTCCCACCGGTCGTCAAAATGAAGCCGCGCGAGAAACAATTCTGGAGAGTCGCGAATACCACCTTGCAAAACTTCATGCCTCTGCAGGTCACGTTCCATGATCGGCCGCAAACGCTCCTGCTCATCGCGCTCGACGGTTATCCGCTGAAGACCCCGCGCGAAGTGAAGACGATTCTTCTTCCACCGGCAGGCCGCGCGGAATTCATCATCGAAGGGCCACCTGCAGGAGGCACTGGTTTATTCCTGACGGGAGGCTATGACACGGGGCTGACCGGTAATCCTGATGTTTCGCTGTTGCTGGCCTCCATTCAAACCGACAGCGGGGGACAGCCTCAAGCCAAGGCGCAAGAGCCTTCCGCAAAAAAGCCCCCTGAAGCAAGTGCCATTTCGTCCGAAGCGGCGACCCCTGCTCCCGTTATCAAATGGGCTGACCTCGCATCCAAAACCGCGACCGTACAACGCAAGGTATATTTTTCCGAACAGTTCGGCGGCACGAATGGTCCGATTCAGTTCTATATCACCGTAGACGGACAGAAACAGAAAGTATTCGAGGCGGATGAGAAGCCGGTTATTACAACCCATGTGGGAGCCATTGAAGAGTGGACGATCGAGAATCGGGCGCTGGAAACGCACGCCTTTCATATTCATCAGATCCACTTCAAACTTCTCGAAGTCGACGGCAAGCCGGTCCCCGAAGGAGACATGCTGGACACCGTCACGGTTCCTTTTTGGAACGGCAAGGGTCCTTATCACAGCGTAAAAGTCCGGATGAATTTCAGCGATCCGACTACTGCCGGCACGTTTCTATTCCACTGCCACATCCTCCTGCATGAGGATCTCGGGATGATGCACAAGATCCGCGTCGATCCTTGATTGTCACCCGCCGTAACGTTTCGAGCGCTTGTTTCACCATCGTAGTGTGCATCGGAGATTGCGATTGTAGGTAACTTTCGCGACGAAGATTCTACGAGGTGAGAACATGCTCAAGGCAGCGCTGGTAGCTCTTTTCCTGATCTTCCTGACCGGATGCGACGTTCCAAAGG is from Acidobacteriota bacterium and encodes:
- a CDS encoding multicopper oxidase domain-containing protein; the protein is MFTAGRWWLAVFVGGLSFTQLWAQCPDRPAQGTVVQDPYTIQSSNGVLQATLSLGYSVDQAGFSHYCYQYQTPSGIVEAPTLRLKPGDQLQLSVANVIKNNDASLMKMDHSSDGNKCGDGGAATINSTNVHFHGMPIPPTCHQDDVINTLIQPGSPAFDFNIQIPKDNPPGLYWYHPHVHGFTEFQVNGGAAGALIVDGMEQVRPEVKGLTERVFVIRQQYLVPWIPGPYDLTVNYQLTQFPEHLPPVVKMKPREKQFWRVANTTLQNFMPLQVTFHDRPQTLLLIALDGYPLKTPREVKTILLPPAGRAEFIIEGPPAGGTGLFLTGGYDTGLTGNPDVSLLLASIQTDSGGQPQAKAQEPSAKKPPEASAISSEAATPAPVIKWADLASKTATVQRKVYFSEQFGGTNGPIQFYITVDGQKQKVFEADEKPVITTHVGAIEEWTIENRALETHAFHIHQIHFKLLEVDGKPVPEGDMLDTVTVPFWNGKGPYHSVKVRMNFSDPTTAGTFLFHCHILLHEDLGMMHKIRVDP